In Candidatus Sysuiplasma jiujiangense, a single genomic region encodes these proteins:
- a CDS encoding putative DNA binding domain-containing protein — protein sequence MTTLACDVSIKADENYVRGLIQNGESSTAEFKESIDGADGWIKTVCAFSNRDGGLIIFGVKHYCSIAGPN from the coding sequence ATGACAACTCTGGCTTGTGACGTATCAATAAAAGCTGATGAAAATTACGTAAGGGGGCTGATTCAAAACGGAGAGTCGTCAACGGCTGAGTTTAAGGAAAGCATCGATGGCGCGGACGGTTGGATCAAAACCGTTTGTGCATTTTCGAATAGAGATGGCGGGCTTATAATTTTTGGTGTCAAACATTATTGTTCTATTGCGGGACCAAACTAA